Below is a window of Frankiaceae bacterium DNA.
GGTCCGCGACCTCGAGACCAAGCGCGAGGGCGCCTACCGCGGCCTCGTCGAGCAGGTGGCCCAGGTCCGTACCTCCTCCGACCAGCTCCGCACCGAGACCGCCTCGCTCGTCACCGCCCTGCGCAAGCCGCAGGCGCGCGGGCAGTGGGGTGAGCTCCAGCTCCGCCGCGCCGTCGAGCTGGCCGGCATGCTCGACCGCTGCGACTTCGAGGAGCAGGTGACGTTCAGCGGGGAGGACGGCTCGCTGCGCCCCGACCTCGTCGTCCACCTGCCCGGCGGGCGGCACGTCGTCGTCGACAGCAAGTGCCCCCTCGACGGCTTCCTCGAGACCGTCGACTGCCCCGACGAGACCGTGCTGCGTACGGCGCTGACCCGCCACGCCCGCCACGTCCGCACGCACATCGACGCGCTGGCCAAGAAGGCGTACGGCGCCAAGGTCGAGGACACCCCCGGCTTCGTCGTGCTCTTCCTGCCAGGCGAGGCGCTGCTGTCGGCCGCGCTCGACGGCGCGCCCGACCTGCTGGAGTACGGCGCCGAGCGGTCCGTCATCGTCGCCACCCCCACGACGCTCATCGCGCTGCTGCGCAGCGTGGCGTTCGGGTGGCAGCAGCAGGCGCTGGCCCGCGACGCCCGCGAGATCGCCAACCTCGGCCGCGAGGTCTACGAGCGCCTCTCCACCATGGGCGGCCACGTCGCCAAGCTCGGGCGCGGGCTCAAGTCGGCCGTGGCGTCGTACAACGACGCCGTCGGCTCGCTGGAGAGCCGGGTGTTCGTGTCCGCGCGCAAGCTCGCCGAGTACCAGCTCGCCGACACCGAGCTCACGACGCCGGAGCAGATCGAGACCGGGCCCCGTTCGCTCGAACGCCCCGAGCTCGTCGACTCCGCCGCCGAGTCCCGGCCCGTGGTCGTGGTCCCGCAGGGCACCCTTGCCCCGGCAGCCGACCTCGACGACGAGCTCCGCCGCGCCGCCGGCCTCGCATAGGACCCTCACACCCCGCCGCCCCCCGGCCCGGGCACCCGGCCCGCGCCGCCGCGCAACCGGGTTGCGCCCCGTGCGGCGAAAAAACGCACAACGCACCCCGAACCCCGCCGCACCCGCCTGACCCTTCGGGCGCTGCCCCCGCCCCCGCCCCCGCGCCTCCGCCGCCGCGCCGCCACCCGCCCCGCACCCCCGCCACAATGATCACCTGTGTCCCCTCAGCGGCCCTCCGCCCGCACGCGGAGGGACACAAGTGATCCAGAACGGCGTCCGCGGCGCGGCGCGCCCGGGAGAGCCAGGTGTTCGACTCGCGACCCGGGGGCAGTTAGCGTCGTAACCGCCAGCGAACGAACCGGGCGGAGTACCCGATGACCATGGCCCACCCCACCGCGATGACACCCTCCCGCCCCTCACGCCCCGCCTCCGGCGGTCTCATCGGCGACAGCCGCGGCCTCACCGCCGCCGGCGCCGTCGCCGTGGCGCTCGGCTTCGGCGCGCTCGGCGCCGTCATCGACGTCGTCACGGGATCCGGGCTGCGCACGGTGTTCGCGGTGCTGTTCATCGCGGGCTGCGCCATCGCGGCGTACAAGGTGCACCGCGAGGACCTGCTCGCCGCCGTCGTCATCCCCCCGCTCGCGTACGTCGCCCTCGCGCTCGCCGCCAACCTCGGCAGCGGGTCCGACGCCGGCGGCAGCTTCGTCAAGCAGCAGCTCCTCGAGCTGGCGGCGACGCTCATCACGAAGGCGCCCGCCCTGCTCATCGCCACCGGCCT
It encodes the following:
- a CDS encoding DNA recombination protein RmuC, producing MTFLAVLLALGAGLALGLALGRARLASATARTAAVREELAGVRTALDYERSAAADKIALLETALQGNKEALAEEFQAASMRALETNSRQFLDLARGDMAKRDQDLAAVVRPLADNLAKMEAQVRDLETKREGAYRGLVEQVAQVRTSSDQLRTETASLVTALRKPQARGQWGELQLRRAVELAGMLDRCDFEEQVTFSGEDGSLRPDLVVHLPGGRHVVVDSKCPLDGFLETVDCPDETVLRTALTRHARHVRTHIDALAKKAYGAKVEDTPGFVVLFLPGEALLSAALDGAPDLLEYGAERSVIVATPTTLIALLRSVAFGWQQQALARDAREIANLGREVYERLSTMGGHVAKLGRGLKSAVASYNDAVGSLESRVFVSARKLAEYQLADTELTTPEQIETGPRSLERPELVDSAAESRPVVVVPQGTLAPAADLDDELRRAAGLA
- a CDS encoding DUF6542 domain-containing protein, whose amino-acid sequence is MTMAHPTAMTPSRPSRPASGGLIGDSRGLTAAGAVAVALGFGALGAVIDVVTGSGLRTVFAVLFIAGCAIAAYKVHREDLLAAVVIPPLAYVALALAANLGSGSDAGGSFVKQQLLELAATLITKAPALLIATGLAATIALARRAAFRAED